One Stigmatopora argus isolate UIUO_Sarg chromosome 19, RoL_Sarg_1.0, whole genome shotgun sequence genomic window, ggctttcataaagagcaagcctttccacaatactagtgtcctgtgagtgcaatcagtggattggcatcAGGTGCATCttgtagcccaacccccgctccttcaagtttgccagtcagctcagtcggtcgctgctggatgccCTGAGCCAAAAGCaaaagctgctctctccccCCTCCCATAGCAGCCCAACCTCCTTCCATTCcactttttcacctatgtatgtgcctttgtcacctttgcaaagccacccctgcctAGTATCAACTGTCAAGAAgcaattcaagacttttttggggacctatttcaaacgtaggccatcaaagtgcaaactttggaccatttgactcatttaagagcacctttgttgaatgatatttcacccatttcattctaCGCAGctgtgtgtatgatgacaaaaaaggctttttatttGCTATAAAGGCATAatatcccataagactaggctttcgtttcaaacgattccacaaaatgtagcttttcctaaagaggaaagctttccacaatactagtgtcctgcgagtgcaatcagtggattggcgtcaggtgcttgtcgcagcccaacccccgctccttcaaTTTTGTCAGCTATGTGTGTGCTAGGTGGCTTTGAGAATACACCGAACCCACCCACCCCTGCcaggtataaactgtcaaaaccagttcaagactttttttggactGAAGACGATGACATATTTTAATCCTATATTTTATTACAGATGAATCATTACAATAAAACACAAGGCGGTTTAATCATACAGTAgtaatatatcaaaataaagCCTTGTGTTTTATTGTAATGATTCATCTGTAATAAAATATAGGATTAAAATATGTCAGTCTTCATTCAAATATAGGATTACAATATGTCATCGTCTTCAAACTCAAAATGcacaaatgacattgaaatatGACAATATGGATTTGCCCTTTGGTTTGCTCGCGATGACGCTCGTTCAtgccttttgaaattgaccttttttttttggttgctctttttttttaggaggACAACGGCGTCCCGGTGCACCTGAAAGGCGGCACGGCCGACGCGCTGCTCTACAGGGCCACCATGACGCTGACCGTGCTGGGTGAGTGGCGGCCCGCTCGGTTCGCACCACACCATTCCTTCCCCCCGTCGTTAGGGTTTCCGGTCATCCCTCCGCGCTTTGCGCCGGGCGTATTGGACATGAGTCCATTCGATAGATATCTCGGCAGAAATAGAAAAGACCACGCTGGCCCTTTCGGAGAACATTTTGCTCGTCCCGTGGCGGTATTTCCGGTTGAAGCGATCGACGGCGCCGGACTTCCACGGGCGGGGCCCAAGCGGCGTCCGGCGCCGTCGACGGACGTGGCGATTGATTGTGACCCGCGGCGGTGCCGTTTCAGGGGTGGGTTACGTGCTGTACGAGCTGGTGAAGGCGGCGTACCCCCAGAAGAAATAACGAGGCTTTGGCTTTGGCTTCCATCGGCCCTCAAGACCGCCGGCGCCATCTTGCTTCCTGTCATGTTTGTGGGATCAATATTTATTGCTCAGACAGATCAATTAAACTTGTCATGACCAATTCTTCCTCTTTCCGTCTGCTTTTTGGCCACATTGGCTTtacctttttgttttcatttgatttattgGATTCTGTTGCTCCAAAAGATCAGCTGATAAAGCGCATTCATTCAAGGATTAATGTCGTATTTTGGATGGAAATAAAAGAGCCCACTACACATTTGCTGACttgaccttgtttttttttttaaaacatcttttattatttgtatggAAACCACTTTTTGGAGCTGTTTTTCTGTTCAGCGGGTTCAATTCACACGCCGCTAGGGCGGGGGTGGGCAAACGGGTCTTCGAGGGCCGCTCTGTTTACAGGGTGGAACCAAAGCACCCCCACACTTTGtatagtgcaagggtgtcaaactcggattTGTTAGCGGGCTGCAATaacaactcaatttcatgtgggctggaccattgtagatataatatttagattatttttttgaaattggattataagaactgaatcaaaagccctaaatataccgtttttttgtagatataaaattgtttattggaacttttttttcttagcaagggaaaacatctattaatcatttgtttttcatttcaaatggaaaccattttttttaatgatattccatattaaagtggaaaacctaaaatatttttatatatttatttttagatgttacaaaatgctttttgacctaaaaacaccaaaagaaaaaaaatgataaaaaattgccattattgatttaaaaagggggaaatcaggaaatataatatgcatctataatcttcatttgaatttgatcctaaaacagaaagttggcactcatgattaacttattagggccgcacaaaatgatgcggtgggccagatttggcccctgggccaccactttcaCACCAGTGGTATAGTGGAATTGTTTGCCCACCCTAACTAATGTGTGTgccttttaaatttttttttttcccacgacaacgcactcgtaaacggaacaaacaaatttaaattaacttggattaatatatacagacactcaaacatacgtttaatgtaactttacacaaaactgaattctaattttgttgtaatcttttgttaccttggttttccgggttggcggtttgccacgcctccaccctcacgttcgctatcgatggactgtttgctgttgtactattcccttcaaaatattcccaaaatgatggtcttaggagaaactcatctgaattaatcgttccatgctcgtaaatattgttatacacgaaaaatatgcaaaaaagacctggcttggccgcatcacgaaattttgatcgcatgacgggcgaattagtCCATCGAAATTTctgccgtaagacgagaattttgtatgacgagcggtcgtatgacgaggtaccactgtactagtatGTACTGTGCATTGACCTGGTCTTGCATTCTTGGGAGGCCCACAAGAGGGCGTCAGCGACCCTCGCCTTCCTGCCTTGAACCTGCGACGGCCACGTGAAGACGCTCTGATGGGGCTGGCTTTGGGACTTGAGGTTCTCGCTTTCTAGAGCTCAGAGGAGAAGAGGAGAAGACGGGAGAAGAGAGGAGAGGCGAGGCGGCAATCGTGCAGCGGGACATTTTGGGACGCGGTTTCAAGTCACGTGAGCCGTCCTTGCTGGCTCagcgcaaaagaaaaaaaaaagcctggccGCCGAAAAGTGTCAAAGTTTCCGAGGGACTCTGTGGTCCGCGGGGTGGGTGGGTGGACCGCCCCCTCCTCTTAAGTAGGACTGGTTCGGCCCACTTTTGGGAAAAGCCGTCGACGCCCGCcgagctccgaacacaagttgGGAGCACCTCAGCTGGGCACCACTTCCTGCCTTCCTGCCTTCCTCGCTCTTCTGCTTCATTTCAGGTGGGTGCCAGCCCGCCGTTGGTTGATTGCTCTTTGGCTCGCTCTCCCGGTTCTCACTTCTTGTGAcctacctcctcctcctcctccgtcgcTTCCCCGTTTGGCTCCTTTTCTGTTTCTCCAGAACTTCCCAGGCACTGTCGCTCGCTCCTTTCTCACTTGTTGGTCTTGTGATTCCTCCTCAAAGCTCTCCATCTGTCCTGCTTCCTCTTCTCTTTCAAATCCTTCTGTGACCTCCTCGAcctgatttttttctcctcatctGGCCTTCCTCCTTTGCCACTCGATTCGGGgaagtcctcctcctcctcctcctccttctcctcctggAGCCCGTCTCCCATCCCTCCCCAAGTCGCCTCGCCTGGCGACAGTTGCCAAAGTGATCCGATAGTCAATGTCTTCTT contains:
- the cox7a2b gene encoding cytochrome c oxidase subunit 7A2b translates to MNRGIFALQQVARRNFCGSARRSVENQVPKNQKLFQEDNGVPVHLKGGTADALLYRATMTLTVLGVGYVLYELVKAAYPQKK